A section of the Pimelobacter simplex genome encodes:
- a CDS encoding FKBP-type peptidyl-prolyl cis-trans isomerase, with protein sequence MSQKPEIDFVDPTPPTDLVITDLTVGDGAEAAAGNTVSVHYVGVALSSGEEFDASYNRGAPLDFRLGIGQVIQGWDTGVQGMKVGGRRQLVIPPHLGYGDRGAGGVIKPGETLIFVVDLLDVK encoded by the coding sequence ATGAGCCAGAAGCCTGAGATCGACTTCGTCGACCCCACCCCGCCCACCGACCTCGTCATCACCGACCTCACCGTCGGCGACGGCGCCGAGGCCGCGGCCGGCAACACCGTGTCGGTCCACTACGTCGGCGTCGCGCTGTCCAGCGGCGAGGAGTTCGACGCGTCGTACAACCGCGGCGCGCCGCTGGACTTCCGCCTCGGCATCGGCCAGGTCATCCAGGGCTGGGACACCGGCGTCCAGGGCATGAAGGTCGGCGGCCGCCGCCAGCTCGTCATCCCGCCGCACCTGGGCTACGGCGACCGTGGCGCCGGTGGCGTGATCAAGCCGGGCGAGACGCTGATCTTCGTGGTCGACCTGCTCGACGTGAAGTGA
- a CDS encoding PP2C family protein-serine/threonine phosphatase codes for MRVNATGAEAWTSPDSASRLVYAAGTHPGRVRDLNEDSSLVAPPVFLVADGMGGNDRGDVASRLVAESFEPLATLPLVEAGDVEAAIVAAQHRVGALADPAEGAAAPGSTLVAAAHVLQDGHGYWLLANIGDSRAYLFTADGVLDQISKDHSVVQELIDAGRLTTDEAIGHPERHIITRAIGALSAAQADFSLVPAEPGARLLLCSDGLTSELSDTAIGHILSERMPADRTVLTLVDAAVSAGGHDNVTVVVIDVVATAGPDEDTSPAPWERR; via the coding sequence GTGCGGGTCAACGCGACAGGTGCCGAGGCGTGGACGTCGCCGGACAGTGCGTCGCGCCTGGTCTACGCCGCCGGCACGCACCCGGGGCGGGTCCGCGACCTCAACGAGGACTCCTCGCTGGTGGCGCCGCCGGTCTTCCTGGTCGCCGACGGCATGGGCGGCAACGACCGCGGTGACGTCGCGAGCCGGCTGGTCGCGGAGTCGTTCGAGCCGCTGGCCACGCTGCCGCTGGTCGAGGCGGGCGACGTCGAGGCCGCCATCGTGGCCGCGCAGCACCGGGTGGGGGCACTGGCCGATCCGGCCGAGGGGGCGGCGGCGCCGGGGTCGACGCTGGTCGCGGCGGCGCACGTGCTCCAGGACGGGCACGGGTACTGGCTGCTGGCCAACATCGGCGACTCCCGCGCCTACCTGTTCACCGCCGACGGGGTCCTCGACCAGATCTCGAAGGACCACTCCGTCGTCCAGGAGCTCATCGACGCCGGCCGGCTGACCACGGACGAGGCCATCGGGCACCCCGAGCGGCACATCATCACCCGGGCGATCGGCGCCCTCAGCGCCGCCCAGGCCGACTTCTCGCTGGTGCCGGCCGAGCCGGGGGCGCGGCTGCTGCTGTGCTCCGACGGACTCACCTCGGAGCTCTCCGACACCGCCATCGGGCACATCCTCTCCGAGCGGATGCCGGCCGACCGCACCGTGCTGACCCTGGTCGACGCGGCCGTCTCGGCCGGCGGGCACGACAACGTGACCGTCGTGGTGATCGACGTCGTGGCCACCGCCGGACCCGACGAGGACACCAGCCCCGCGCCCTGGGAGCGGCGATGA
- a CDS encoding RNA-binding S4 domain-containing protein, whose product MFGRKRKDPEPAGPVPVDVAIRDESIRLGQFLKLANLVESGAEAKPVIADGLVQVNGEVDTRRGRQLRVGDVVELNGQAARVADGDVPDDLPW is encoded by the coding sequence ATGTTCGGCCGCAAACGCAAGGACCCCGAGCCCGCGGGCCCGGTACCCGTCGACGTCGCGATCCGCGACGAGTCGATCCGGCTCGGTCAGTTCCTCAAGCTCGCCAACCTGGTCGAGTCCGGGGCCGAGGCCAAGCCGGTCATCGCCGACGGGCTGGTCCAGGTCAACGGCGAGGTCGACACCCGCCGGGGGCGCCAGCTCCGGGTCGGGGACGTCGTGGAGCTGAACGGGCAGGCCGCCCGGGTCGCCGACGGCGACGTACCGGACGACCTGCCCTGGTAG
- a CDS encoding MFS transporter has product MTATSSAPGAPVDAGTARTGSPLVTVVVLCLGGLVASLTQTMVIPIQGQLAGLLHTSEANASWVITSTLVAGAIAMPISGRLGDLFGKQRVLAISAGVLLVGSLVCALSNSLVPMLAGRLLQGFAMGFIPVGIALLREVTPPRLTATAMAAMSATLGVGGAIGLPLSAWIVQDYSWHTLFWVSTGLAAVVALAVVLLVPHVKDAVPGRFDVVGAIGLALGLVALLVAVSKGNEWGWSHGRTLGLIVTGVLVLLAWGSYELRVSDPLCDLRVSARRPVLLTNAAAIAIGFGMMAQAIVVPRLLQSPSATGYGLDQTLLETGLWMAPGGLVMMAFSPISGRLIRVVGARVTLMLGGTVLGMGYVFALFLTDAPWQLMVASCINSAGVGIGYAAMPTLILESVPLAEAGSGVGINGLMRSIGTSVSSAVMAAILTSATIDLGGHELPSEDAFAICFGVGAAAAFLGVLLAALVPRRRLP; this is encoded by the coding sequence GTGACCGCGACCTCCTCTGCCCCCGGCGCCCCGGTCGACGCCGGAACCGCCCGGACGGGCTCCCCCCTCGTGACCGTCGTCGTGCTCTGCCTGGGCGGCCTCGTCGCCTCGCTGACGCAGACGATGGTGATCCCCATCCAGGGGCAGCTCGCCGGGCTGCTCCACACCAGCGAGGCCAACGCCTCCTGGGTGATCACCTCGACGCTCGTCGCCGGTGCGATCGCGATGCCGATCTCCGGACGGCTCGGCGACCTGTTCGGCAAGCAGCGGGTGCTGGCGATCAGCGCCGGCGTGCTGCTCGTCGGCTCCCTGGTGTGCGCGCTGAGCAACAGCCTCGTGCCGATGCTCGCCGGCCGCCTGCTCCAGGGCTTCGCGATGGGCTTCATCCCGGTCGGCATCGCGCTCCTGCGCGAGGTCACCCCGCCGCGCCTGACCGCGACCGCGATGGCCGCGATGAGCGCGACGCTCGGCGTGGGCGGCGCGATCGGCCTGCCGCTGTCGGCCTGGATCGTGCAGGACTACAGCTGGCACACGCTCTTCTGGGTCTCCACCGGGCTGGCCGCGGTGGTCGCGCTCGCCGTCGTCCTCCTGGTCCCGCACGTCAAGGACGCCGTCCCCGGCCGTTTCGACGTGGTCGGCGCCATCGGCCTGGCGCTCGGTCTGGTCGCGCTGCTCGTCGCGGTCTCCAAGGGCAACGAGTGGGGCTGGAGCCACGGTCGCACCCTCGGCCTGATCGTCACCGGCGTGCTGGTCCTGCTCGCGTGGGGCAGCTACGAGCTGCGCGTGAGCGACCCGCTCTGCGACCTGCGCGTCTCGGCCCGGCGTCCGGTGCTGCTGACCAACGCCGCCGCCATCGCGATCGGCTTCGGCATGATGGCGCAGGCGATCGTCGTCCCGCGGCTGCTGCAGTCGCCGTCGGCGACCGGCTACGGCCTCGACCAGACGCTGCTCGAGACCGGCCTGTGGATGGCGCCCGGCGGTCTGGTGATGATGGCGTTCTCGCCGATCTCGGGCCGGCTGATCCGGGTCGTCGGCGCCCGCGTCACGCTGATGCTCGGCGGCACCGTGCTGGGCATGGGCTACGTCTTCGCGCTCTTCCTCACCGACGCGCCGTGGCAGCTCATGGTCGCCTCGTGCATCAACTCCGCCGGTGTCGGCATCGGGTACGCCGCCATGCCGACCCTCATCCTCGAGTCGGTCCCGCTCGCCGAGGCCGGCTCCGGCGTCGGCATCAACGGCCTGATGCGCTCGATCGGCACCAGTGTCTCCTCCGCCGTGATGGCCGCGATCCTCACCTCCGCCACGATCGACCTCGGCGGTCACGAGCTGCCCAGCGAGGACGCCTTCGCGATCTGCTTCGGGGTCGGAGCGGCGGCCGCCTTCCTCGGCGTCCTCCTCGCCGCGCTGGTGCCCCGGCGCCGGTTGCCGTGA
- a CDS encoding FHA domain-containing protein — protein MSTAYVPGELATLVTGDAIVLAPADRLADLVALAGPGLSPAPAAWTAALGGLPELAAVVREGDVLRLLARGGYAVRAGGLSVDGRAGAPGTTTETSTPLTAGVVVELGPLGVALTGTGPGPALLPIGAGVVRSGGVRWCPLGEPAPAPAAPAAPEHTVVRGAAPVAPAIPVDPDHDGRTITPAQLQALRATPSAAVPAAPPPPLPPPPPVRPLVALRLSTGRVVPVRRRVLVGRSPRVQQVGGSANLPALVTVDDPYVSGTHLEVSSDGTRVTATDTSTNGTLLTRPGQIPVPLDHGVPTEVAMGDVLTLSKGVTATVVPAHEAEG, from the coding sequence ATGAGCACGGCGTACGTCCCGGGCGAGCTGGCCACGCTGGTCACCGGCGACGCGATCGTCCTCGCCCCGGCCGACCGGCTCGCCGACCTCGTCGCGCTGGCCGGACCAGGCCTGAGCCCCGCCCCCGCGGCCTGGACCGCCGCGCTCGGCGGCCTGCCCGAGCTCGCCGCCGTCGTGCGCGAGGGCGACGTGCTGCGCCTGCTCGCCCGCGGTGGGTACGCCGTGCGCGCGGGCGGGTTGAGCGTCGACGGCCGTGCGGGTGCCCCGGGCACCACCACCGAGACCTCCACCCCGCTGACCGCCGGCGTCGTCGTCGAGCTCGGTCCGCTCGGGGTGGCGCTCACCGGAACCGGACCCGGTCCCGCGCTGCTGCCCATCGGCGCCGGCGTCGTGCGCAGCGGCGGCGTCCGCTGGTGCCCGCTGGGGGAGCCCGCCCCGGCCCCCGCGGCCCCCGCGGCTCCCGAGCACACCGTCGTCCGCGGGGCGGCCCCGGTCGCACCGGCCATCCCGGTCGACCCCGACCACGACGGCCGCACCATCACCCCGGCCCAGCTCCAGGCGCTGCGCGCCACCCCGTCCGCCGCCGTGCCCGCAGCCCCACCCCCGCCCCTGCCGCCGCCCCCGCCGGTCCGCCCGCTGGTCGCGCTGCGCCTCTCGACCGGCCGTGTCGTCCCCGTACGACGCCGGGTGCTCGTCGGCCGCAGCCCCCGGGTGCAGCAGGTCGGCGGCAGTGCCAACCTGCCCGCGCTGGTCACCGTGGACGATCCCTATGTCTCCGGGACCCACCTCGAGGTCTCCTCCGACGGCACCCGGGTCACCGCCACCGACACCTCCACCAACGGCACGCTGCTGACCCGGCCCGGCCAGATCCCGGTCCCGCTCGACCACGGGGTGCCGACCGAGGTGGCGATGGGTGACGTGCTCACGCTGTCCAAGGGCGTCACCGCGACCGTCGTCCCCGCGCACGAGGCGGAGGGCTGA
- a CDS encoding TetR/AcrR family transcriptional regulator — translation MTKTSPATDHLRPAGRATRAAIEEAARTLFAERGFERASVRAIAAEAGVDPALVIRHFGSKEALFLRTVDTSLGLGSVLEGPIETVGRRLVAYFVDPGRPVVRKRFVALAQAAHRDQVREEMVRHTAETYVAPLTPRLTGADRELRAALAVAQIGGLLTMLYVQEDPILAAADPADLIAIYGDAIQRLLTPEAAE, via the coding sequence GTGACGAAGACCTCTCCCGCCACGGACCACCTGCGGCCCGCCGGCCGGGCGACCCGGGCCGCCATCGAGGAGGCCGCGCGCACCCTCTTCGCCGAGCGCGGCTTCGAGCGCGCCTCGGTCCGCGCCATCGCCGCCGAGGCTGGCGTCGACCCGGCGCTGGTGATCCGCCACTTCGGCTCCAAGGAGGCGCTCTTCCTGCGCACCGTGGACACGTCCCTCGGCCTGGGCAGCGTCCTCGAAGGCCCGATCGAGACCGTCGGACGCCGCCTCGTCGCCTACTTTGTCGACCCCGGCCGACCCGTCGTACGGAAGCGGTTCGTGGCGCTCGCCCAGGCCGCCCACCGCGACCAGGTCCGCGAGGAGATGGTCCGGCACACCGCCGAGACCTACGTCGCTCCCCTGACCCCGCGCCTGACCGGAGCCGACCGCGAGCTGCGCGCCGCGCTCGCCGTCGCCCAGATCGGCGGCCTGCTCACCATGCTCTACGTCCAGGAGGACCCGATCCTGGCCGCCGCCGATCCCGCGGACCTGATCGCGATCTACGGCGACGCCATCCAGCGCCTGCTCACCCCCGAGGCCGCCGAGTGA
- a CDS encoding DUF445 domain-containing protein: MVRVSGPLIASDPTADAVRRSALRRMRTVAVALLLLAAAVYVVTLGEDGFWGFVNAGAEASMVGAIADWFAVTALFKHPLGLPIPHTALIPKRKDDLGKGLEEFVGENFLQEDIIRERVLGVQVAQRVGDWLAVPANAERVVTEGSELAALALGKVRDDHIEALVTEALVPRFREEPIAPLLGGLLAEAIRDDLHHGLVDLMLEEMHGWLLANPETVHDVLGERAPWWAPDSVNTYVINRLHLEVVRWVGEIRENPDHRARRALDSMLVQLSDDLLANPSTQARAERLKERVLDHPAVIASAISLWQALRKALLSSLADPAGAVRRRLLVEIEGASARLRSDAALRERLDRVAADGAVFVVDRYGAELTAVITHTIERWDGKEAARRIELHVGRDLQFIRINGTIVGGLVGVLIHTISVVLH, translated from the coding sequence ATGGTCCGCGTGTCCGGCCCCTTGATCGCCTCCGACCCCACCGCCGACGCGGTACGACGCAGCGCGCTGCGCCGGATGCGCACCGTCGCGGTCGCGCTGCTCCTGCTCGCCGCCGCCGTCTACGTCGTCACCCTCGGCGAGGACGGCTTCTGGGGCTTCGTCAACGCAGGGGCCGAGGCCTCGATGGTCGGTGCCATCGCCGACTGGTTCGCGGTGACCGCGCTGTTCAAGCACCCCCTGGGCCTGCCGATCCCGCACACCGCGCTCATCCCGAAGCGCAAGGACGACCTCGGCAAGGGGCTCGAGGAGTTCGTGGGGGAGAACTTCCTCCAGGAGGACATCATCCGCGAGCGGGTGCTCGGCGTGCAGGTCGCGCAGCGGGTGGGGGACTGGCTCGCCGTACCCGCCAACGCCGAGCGCGTGGTCACCGAGGGCTCCGAGCTCGCCGCGCTCGCGCTGGGCAAGGTGCGCGACGACCACATCGAGGCGCTCGTGACCGAGGCGCTCGTGCCGCGCTTCCGCGAGGAGCCGATCGCGCCGCTGCTCGGCGGCCTGCTCGCCGAGGCGATCCGCGACGACCTGCACCACGGCCTGGTCGACCTGATGCTCGAGGAGATGCACGGCTGGCTGCTGGCCAACCCCGAGACCGTGCACGACGTGCTGGGGGAGCGGGCGCCGTGGTGGGCGCCGGACTCGGTCAACACCTACGTGATCAACCGGCTCCACCTCGAGGTCGTCCGCTGGGTCGGCGAGATCCGCGAGAACCCGGACCACCGGGCCCGCCGCGCCCTCGACTCGATGCTCGTCCAGCTCTCCGACGACCTGCTGGCCAACCCGAGCACCCAGGCCCGCGCCGAGCGGCTCAAGGAGCGGGTGCTCGACCACCCGGCGGTGATCGCGAGCGCGATCTCGCTGTGGCAGGCGCTGCGCAAGGCGCTGCTGTCGTCGCTGGCCGACCCGGCGGGCGCCGTACGGCGTCGGCTGCTGGTGGAGATCGAGGGCGCCTCCGCCCGGCTGCGCTCCGACGCGGCCCTGCGCGAGCGGCTCGACCGGGTCGCCGCGGACGGCGCCGTGTTCGTCGTCGACCGCTACGGCGCCGAGCTCACCGCCGTCATCACCCACACGATCGAGCGCTGGGACGGCAAGGAGGCGGCGCGGCGCATCGAGCTGCACGTCGGGCGCGACCTGCAGTTCATCCGGATCAACGGCACCATCGTGGGCGGCCTGGTGGGGGTCCTGATCCACACGATCTCGGTGGTGCTTCACTGA